In the Engystomops pustulosus chromosome 2, aEngPut4.maternal, whole genome shotgun sequence genome, one interval contains:
- the KANSL2 gene encoding KAT8 regulatory NSL complex subunit 2 has translation MNRIRIHVLPSRGRLTPVPRTYEALSCAYAHRPCSQPRLEAYEFCIKHILEDRNAPYKQCSYVSSKNSRRCSSAAPKTDKKDGVSFCAEHARRNALALQAQIKKSNPGPTVESLVYQLSSYARGELGTQTQESSRSEASRILDEDSCSDSDHEAVTVDQTWMGDLDSEADSLDSDQEDPLKHAGVYTAEEVTLIMREKLIRLQSLYIDQFKRLQHLLKEKKRSYLHNVKMEHESIGSSLLAGPEGLSSKERDGLKKLKALRRYRKRYGVEALLHRQLKERRILATDVGSQQAHTTRSSQRCLAFVEDVRCSNPSLPMSRHCLSHICQDSNQVLFKMCAGSEEVPCNKTLPVSLSEEPCCPLHYSLPSPMYKSEPVLPVAEPMDVAPVELYLSTAELQPTENLPLEFSDDLDVVGDGMQCPPSPLLFDPSAEMALNDVSKTPFEILSDDPEQSNASDTLLTADSLVGSVRQSRIQSAGASPQTADALTPAPSTANGNSDGASFT, from the exons ATGAACAGAATTCGGATCCACGTCCTGCCCAGCAGAGGCCGCCTTACCCCTGTCCCCAGGACCTATGAAGCACTGTCCTGCGCCTATGCGCACCGGCCATGCTCCCAGCCTCGCCTGGAAGCCTATGAGTTCTGCATCAAACATATCCTAGAAGACAGGAATGCCCCGTACAAGCAGTGCAGCTATGTCTCCAGCAAGAACAGCCGCCGCTGCAGCAGTGCCGCTCCCAAGACCGATAAAAAGGATGG GGTTTCCTTCTGTGCGGAGCATGCTCGTAGAAATGCACTGGCACTCCAGGCTCAAATTAAGAAATCAAACCCAGGGCCTACAGTTGAGTCTTTGGTTTACCAGTTAAGTTCATATGCCCGTGGAGAGCTGGGTACCCAGACCCAAGAAAGCAGCCGAAGTGAAGCTAGCCGAATTCTTG ATGAGGACAGCTGCAGTGATAGTGACCATGAGGCTGTAACGGTGGATCAGACCTGGATGGGAGATCTTGACAGTGAAGCAGACAGTCTGGACAGTGATCAGGAGGATCCTCTGAA acatgCTGGAGTTTACACTGCAGAAGAAGTCACCCTCATAATGCGCGAGAAGCTGATTCGGCTCCAATCTCTGTACATCGATCAGTTCAAGAGACTGCAGCACTTGCTGAAGGAAAAGAAACGAAGTTATTTGCACAATGTAAAGATGGAGCATGAATCTATTG GGAGTAGCCTCCTTGCTGGACCAGAGGGACTCTCCTCTAAAGAGCGTGACGGGCTGAAGAAACTAAAAGCATTGCGTCGCTATAGAAAACGATATGGTGTGGAGGCTCTTCTACATCGGCAACTCAAAGAGCGTCGCATTTTGGCCACAGATGTTGGATCCCAGCAA GCTCATACAACAAGATCCAGTCAACGTTGCCTTGCTTTTGTTGAAGATGTTCGCTGCTCTAATCCAAGCCTTCCTATGAGCAGGCACTGCCTGTCTC ATATTTGTCAAGACAGTAACCAAGTACTTTTCAAGATGTGTGCAGGATCTGAAGAAGTTCCTTGCAATAAAACTCTTCCTGTTAGCCTATCTGAGGAGCCCTGCTGTCCTCTTCACTACAGTTTACCATCACCCATGTACAAGTCTGAGCCAGTGCTGCCTGTAGCTGAACCAATGGATGTGGCTCCTGTGGAGCTATACTTgagtacagctgagctgcagccCACAGAGAATTTGCCACTTGAGTTCAGTGAT gACCTTGATGTTGTGGGTGATGGCATGCAGTGTCCTCCGTCCCCTCTCCTTTTTGACCCTTCTGCTGAAATGGCTTTAAATGATGTTTCAAAAACTCCATTTGAAATATTGTCAGATGATCCTGAACAGAGCAATGCGAGTGACACACTACTGACAGCTGATTCCTTAGTGGGATCTGTGAGACAG AGTCGAATCCAATCAGCAGGAGCATCTCCACAAACTGCTGATGCACTGACACCAGCGCCATCGACAGCCAATGGGAACTCAGATGGGGCCTCTTTCACCTGA